From a region of the Stegostoma tigrinum isolate sSteTig4 chromosome 25, sSteTig4.hap1, whole genome shotgun sequence genome:
- the atp6v1f gene encoding V-type proton ATPase subunit F yields MALRGKLIAVLGDEDTCTGFLLGGIGELNKNRRPNFLVVEKETSVTEIEETFKSFLSRDDIGIILINQYIAEMIRHVIDAHTLSIPAVLEIPSKEHPYDASKDSILRRAKGMFSTDDFR; encoded by the exons ATGGCGCTGAGGGGTAAACTGATCGCTGTGCTCGGAGACGAGGATACCTGCACCGGGTTCCTGCTCGGAGGTATCGGAGAGTTAAACAAGAATCGCCGGCCCAACTTCCTGGTGGTGGAGAAGGAGACAAGCGTGACCGAGATCGAAGAGACCTTCAA GAGTTTCTTGAGCCGTGATGACATCGGGATCATCCTGATCAATCAGTACATTGCAGAAATGATTCGCCACGTCATTGATGCCCATACTCTCTCCATTCCTGCTGTGTTGGAAATCCCTTCCAAGGAGCACCCGTATGATGCATCTAAGGACTCCATCCTGCGCCGGGCTAAGGGAATGTTCAGTACTGATGACTTCCGGTAG
- the LOC125463412 gene encoding protein ATP6V1FNB-like, whose protein sequence is MDDEKQNFWKEGITKEDLLRLCWLRHHQQGLNKVPRRGTELKKVLVRPHTDLSEQKSTEQEKEASVTKGETEKRKAEEKVATDSFSDMRPVTPEVRALLYDGCSKEEKGRYQYLKARTKKGPSEKYNHAITSSWEYGWRLGERMSARHS, encoded by the coding sequence ATGGACGATGAGAAGCAAAACTTTTGGAAAGAAGGCATCACCAAAGAGGACCTGCTGAGGCTATGTTGGCTGAGGCACCACCAGCAAGGCCTCAACAAGGTTCCAAGAAGAGGAACAGAGCTTAAGAAGGTTCTTGTGCGACCTCACACTGATCTCTCGGAGCAGAAATCAACAGAGCAGGAGAAGGAGGCCTCGGTGACGAAAGGTGAAACGGAAAAGCGAAAAGCTGAAGAGAAAGTTGCAACAGACTCCTTCAGTGACATGAGGCCTGTCACTCCTGAGGTGCGTGCACTGCTCTACGATGGATGCTCTAAGGAAGAGAAAGGGAGATACCAATACCTAAAGGCACGGACAAAGAAAGGGCCCAGTGAAAAATATAACCATGCCATTACCTCCTCCTGGGAGTATGGCTGGAGATTAGGTGAGAGAATGTCAGCAAGGCACAGTTAG